One window from the genome of Streptomyces sp. NBC_00287 encodes:
- a CDS encoding LLM class flavin-dependent oxidoreductase, with translation MQFGIFSVGDVTPDPTTGRTPTERERIKAMVAIALKAEEVGLDVFATGEHHNPPFVPSSPTTMLGYIAARTERLILSTSTTLITTNDPVKIAEDFAMLQHLADGRVDLMMGRGNTGPVYPWFGQDIRQGINLAVENYALVHRLWREDVVNWEGKFRTPLQGFTSTPRPLDGVPPFVWHGSIRSPEIAEQAAYYGDGFFHNNIFWPADHTKRMVELYRARYAHYGHGTPEQAIVGLGGQVFMRRNSQDAVREFRPYFDNAPVYGHGPSLEDFTEQTPLTVGSPQQVIEKTLSFREYAGDYQRQLFLMDHAGLPLKTVLEQLDLLGEEVVPVLRKEFAKGRPADVPEAPTHASLLSRKETLV, from the coding sequence ATGCAGTTCGGGATCTTCAGCGTCGGCGACGTCACGCCGGACCCCACCACGGGCCGGACGCCGACCGAGCGGGAGCGCATCAAGGCCATGGTCGCCATCGCGCTGAAGGCCGAGGAGGTCGGCCTGGACGTCTTCGCGACCGGTGAGCACCACAACCCGCCGTTCGTGCCGTCGTCGCCGACCACGATGCTCGGCTACATCGCGGCGCGGACGGAGCGGCTGATCCTCTCCACCTCCACCACGCTGATCACCACCAACGACCCGGTGAAGATCGCCGAGGACTTCGCGATGCTCCAGCACCTGGCCGACGGCCGGGTGGACCTGATGATGGGCCGCGGCAACACCGGCCCGGTCTACCCCTGGTTCGGGCAGGACATCCGGCAGGGCATCAACCTCGCCGTCGAGAACTACGCCCTGGTCCACCGGCTGTGGCGCGAGGACGTCGTGAACTGGGAGGGGAAGTTCCGCACCCCGCTGCAGGGCTTCACCTCCACGCCGCGGCCCCTGGACGGCGTACCGCCGTTCGTCTGGCACGGCTCCATCCGCTCGCCGGAGATCGCCGAGCAGGCGGCCTACTACGGCGACGGGTTCTTCCACAACAACATCTTCTGGCCGGCCGACCACACCAAGCGGATGGTCGAGCTGTACCGGGCCCGGTACGCCCACTACGGGCACGGCACGCCCGAGCAGGCGATCGTCGGGCTCGGCGGCCAGGTGTTCATGCGCCGCAACTCGCAGGACGCGGTGCGGGAGTTCCGGCCGTACTTCGACAACGCGCCGGTCTACGGGCACGGGCCCTCCCTGGAGGACTTCACGGAGCAGACCCCGCTGACCGTCGGCTCGCCGCAGCAGGTGATCGAGAAGACCCTGTCCTTCCGCGAGTACGCCGGTGACTACCAGCGCCAGCTGTTCCTGATGGACCACGCCGGGCTGCCGCTGAAGACCGTGTTGGAACAGCTCGATCTGCTCGGCGAGGAGGTCGTGCCGGTGCTGCGCAAGGAGTTCGCCAAGGGCCGTCCGGCCGATGTTCCGGAGGCTCCCACCCACGCTTCCCTGCTGTCTCGGAAGGAGACCCTCGTATGA
- a CDS encoding sigma-70 family RNA polymerase sigma factor, which yields MIAPALPKPAASHRSTSPSLDESITAWALAARAGDTVAVEHFVRALHRDVLRFVAHLCADPQAVDDLAQDTFLRALGSLHRFEGRSSARSWLLAIARRAVIDSYRCASARPRLSDVPDWQVAVENAQPRGLPGFDDGVVLLDLLASLPDERREAFVLTQLLGLPYAEAAEVSDCPVGTVRSRVARARATLLDLLDETEEGALQAA from the coding sequence GTGATCGCTCCTGCCCTGCCGAAACCGGCGGCGTCCCACAGATCCACCTCCCCCTCCCTGGATGAGTCGATAACCGCGTGGGCGCTCGCCGCCCGGGCCGGTGACACGGTCGCGGTCGAGCACTTCGTGCGCGCGCTGCACCGCGATGTGCTGCGCTTCGTCGCCCACCTGTGCGCCGATCCCCAGGCTGTGGACGACCTCGCGCAGGACACGTTCCTGCGTGCGCTCGGCAGCCTGCACCGGTTCGAGGGCCGTTCCTCAGCCCGCTCCTGGCTGCTCGCCATCGCCCGCCGCGCGGTGATCGACAGCTACCGGTGCGCGTCCGCGCGGCCGCGCCTGTCCGACGTACCCGACTGGCAAGTGGCCGTGGAGAACGCCCAGCCGCGAGGCCTGCCCGGGTTCGACGACGGTGTCGTCCTGCTCGATCTGCTGGCCTCACTGCCCGACGAGCGCCGGGAGGCCTTCGTGCTCACCCAACTGCTCGGACTGCCGTACGCCGAGGCCGCCGAGGTGAGCGACTGTCCGGTCGGCACCGTGCGTTCGCGCGTGGCGCGGGCGCGGGCGACGCTGCTGGATCTGCTGGACGAGACGGAGGAGGGTGCGCTGCAGGCGGCGTGA
- a CDS encoding ArgE/DapE family deacylase, which translates to MLSREEGAALAAIDDAAVGRTLLELIAIPSVTGSAAEAEIQHHLARRLELLGLDVDLWSMDLNDLRADPDFPGSEAPRDEAWGLVGVTAGEDGPTLILQGHVDVVPPGDLATWDGDPFVPRVTGDLVHGRGACDMKGGLVAHLAALAAIRAAGVRLRGRVAVHFVVGEEDGGIGAFGTLRRGYRGDACVITEPTGGSVITANAGALTFRIAVPGKSAHGSSREQGVSAIDAYMPLHRALARLETERNRDPVPLMAEYPIPYGLSVGTLRAGDWASSVPDLLVAEGRLGVRLGEEPASAREEFERCVAQACAEDPWLREHPAQVTWPGGQFASGALPDGHPLADVVRDARADAVGGARPRVRGATYGSDLRLYAGAGIPALQFGPGDIGVAHSAREQVSVREVVDAARTLVPVILRTVGVR; encoded by the coding sequence ATGTTGAGCCGTGAAGAGGGTGCCGCGCTTGCCGCGATCGATGACGCCGCCGTCGGCCGTACTTTGCTTGAGCTGATTGCGATACCCAGCGTCACCGGGAGCGCGGCCGAAGCTGAGATTCAGCATCATCTTGCTCGGCGGCTTGAACTTCTCGGTCTCGACGTCGACTTGTGGTCCATGGATCTGAATGATCTGCGCGCCGACCCCGACTTTCCCGGCTCCGAAGCCCCTCGGGACGAGGCCTGGGGGCTGGTCGGTGTGACCGCCGGCGAGGACGGGCCGACCCTCATCCTCCAGGGCCACGTCGATGTCGTACCCCCCGGAGACCTCGCCACCTGGGACGGCGATCCCTTTGTCCCCCGGGTCACCGGAGATCTCGTGCACGGCCGAGGCGCCTGTGACATGAAGGGTGGGCTGGTCGCGCACCTCGCCGCGCTTGCCGCGATACGGGCGGCCGGGGTTCGGTTGCGTGGGCGGGTCGCCGTGCACTTCGTCGTGGGGGAGGAGGACGGCGGGATCGGCGCCTTCGGGACCCTGCGGCGCGGGTACCGCGGTGACGCCTGTGTCATCACCGAGCCGACCGGCGGGAGTGTCATCACCGCCAACGCCGGTGCGTTGACCTTCCGAATCGCGGTGCCGGGGAAGTCGGCGCACGGCAGTTCGCGGGAGCAGGGCGTGAGCGCGATCGATGCGTACATGCCGTTGCATCGGGCGCTGGCCCGCCTCGAGACCGAGCGGAACAGGGACCCCGTACCGCTGATGGCCGAGTACCCGATCCCGTACGGCCTCTCCGTCGGCACCCTGCGCGCCGGTGACTGGGCGAGCAGCGTGCCCGATCTGCTGGTGGCCGAGGGGCGCCTCGGGGTGCGGCTGGGGGAGGAACCGGCCAGTGCACGAGAAGAGTTCGAGCGGTGCGTGGCGCAGGCGTGTGCGGAGGATCCGTGGTTGCGCGAGCATCCGGCTCAAGTGACCTGGCCCGGTGGGCAGTTCGCGAGCGGGGCGCTGCCGGACGGGCATCCGCTGGCGGACGTGGTGCGGGACGCGCGGGCCGACGCGGTCGGCGGCGCCCGCCCGAGGGTGCGGGGTGCGACGTATGGGAGTGATCTGCGGCTGTATGCCGGTGCCGGGATTCCTGCCTTGCAGTTCGGGCCCGGGGACATCGGGGTCGCGCACAGCGCTCGCGAGCAGGTGTCGGTGCGCGAAGTCGTCGACGCGGCGCGGACGTTGGTGCCCGTGATTCTGCGGACCGTCGGGGTGAGGTGA
- a CDS encoding response regulator transcription factor, giving the protein MPHTVLLAEDDRAIRHALERALTLEGYRVTAVADGVEALAQAHTAPPDVLVLDVMMPGIDGLQVCRVLRAEGDRTPILMLTALVETQDRIAGLDAGADDYVVKPFDVEEVFARLRALLRRTGQGEIVDVPKQAPLEPEPERSLEAAGLRMDPQARRAWRGGRELELTRTEFELLELLVRNAGIVLDHATIYDRIWGYDFGPGSKNLAVYVGYLRRKLDQPGAPPLIHTVRGVGYVLRED; this is encoded by the coding sequence GTGCCTCACACCGTTCTCCTCGCCGAAGACGACCGCGCCATCCGGCATGCCCTGGAGCGTGCCCTGACCCTGGAGGGCTACCGGGTCACCGCGGTCGCCGACGGCGTGGAGGCGCTGGCGCAGGCCCACACGGCACCGCCGGACGTGCTCGTCCTCGACGTGATGATGCCCGGCATCGACGGCCTCCAGGTCTGCCGGGTGCTGCGCGCCGAGGGTGACCGCACCCCCATCCTGATGCTGACGGCGCTCGTGGAGACCCAGGACCGCATCGCGGGTCTGGACGCGGGCGCCGACGACTATGTCGTGAAGCCCTTCGACGTGGAGGAGGTCTTCGCCCGGCTGCGGGCTCTGCTGCGCCGCACAGGGCAGGGCGAGATCGTCGACGTACCGAAGCAGGCGCCCTTGGAGCCCGAGCCCGAGCGGTCCCTGGAGGCGGCCGGGCTGCGGATGGACCCGCAGGCGCGCCGGGCCTGGCGCGGCGGGCGCGAACTGGAGCTGACGCGCACCGAGTTCGAGCTGCTGGAACTGCTGGTGCGCAACGCCGGGATCGTCCTCGACCACGCCACCATCTACGACCGCATCTGGGGCTACGACTTCGGCCCCGGCTCCAAGAACCTCGCCGTCTACGTCGGTTATCTGCGCCGCAAGCTCGACCAGCCCGGCGCCCCTCCGCTGATCCACACGGTGCGCGGCGTGGGTTACGTGCTCCGGGAGGACTGA
- a CDS encoding carbohydrate-binding protein, whose product MHLRPALACAALLAGALVSLSGNPAQAATTRYEAEAAVCTGTIDSDWAGYSGSGFCNGTNAIGAYAQFTVNAATAGTATLNLRFANGTTTARPASLIVNGTTVQTPSFEGTGAWSTWVTKTLTVTLNAGSNTIRLSPTTAAGLPNLDYVDVVTGDTPPPTGSALYVAPNGTDSAAGTQSAPTTLTSAISRISAGGTIYLRGGTYNQASTVTIPAGNNGTASARTTLAAYPGETPVLNFSSQTESSSNRGLQLNASYWHIKGLIVERAGDNGIFVGGSNNVIERTVTRFNRDTGLQLGRMTSTTPTAQWPSNNLILSAESHDNADSDGEDADGFAAKLTSGTGNVFRYAVAHNNIDDGWDLYTYADEDPIGPVTIEDSLSYENGTLSDGSQAGNGDRNGYKLGGEDVPINHIVRRSIAFDNGKHGFTYNSNPGTMTISNNVSVDNTERNFNFDAGTSVFRDNTSCRSSSGTNDRIIGNSDTSNQFWSGTNGSRCSSYDGALGWSFASDGRLVVTFGGTVVTP is encoded by the coding sequence ATGCACCTGAGACCCGCCCTCGCGTGCGCCGCACTGCTGGCCGGTGCGCTGGTCTCGCTGTCCGGCAACCCGGCGCAGGCCGCGACCACCCGGTACGAGGCCGAGGCCGCCGTCTGCACCGGCACCATCGACTCCGACTGGGCCGGGTACTCCGGCAGCGGCTTCTGCAACGGCACCAACGCCATTGGCGCCTACGCCCAGTTCACCGTGAACGCGGCCACCGCAGGCACCGCGACCCTGAACCTCCGCTTCGCCAACGGCACCACCACGGCCCGTCCGGCGAGCCTGATCGTCAACGGCACCACCGTGCAGACCCCGTCCTTCGAGGGCACCGGCGCCTGGTCGACCTGGGTCACCAAGACGCTGACCGTGACGCTGAACGCGGGCAGCAACACCATCCGCCTCAGCCCGACCACCGCGGCCGGCCTGCCCAACCTCGACTACGTGGACGTCGTCACCGGCGACACCCCGCCGCCGACCGGCAGCGCGCTCTACGTCGCCCCGAACGGCACCGACAGCGCCGCCGGCACCCAGTCCGCGCCGACCACGCTCACCTCGGCGATCAGCCGGATCAGCGCCGGCGGAACCATCTACCTGCGCGGTGGGACGTACAACCAGGCCTCGACGGTCACGATCCCGGCCGGCAACAACGGCACCGCGAGTGCCCGCACCACGCTGGCCGCCTACCCGGGCGAGACCCCGGTGCTCAACTTCTCTTCCCAGACCGAGAGTTCATCGAACCGCGGGCTCCAGCTCAATGCCTCGTACTGGCACATCAAGGGTCTGATCGTCGAACGGGCCGGGGACAACGGCATCTTCGTCGGCGGCAGCAACAACGTCATCGAGCGCACGGTGACCCGCTTCAACCGTGACACCGGGCTCCAGCTCGGCCGGATGACCTCCACCACGCCGACCGCCCAGTGGCCGTCCAACAACCTGATCCTGAGCGCCGAGTCGCACGACAACGCCGACTCCGACGGCGAGGACGCGGACGGCTTCGCCGCGAAACTCACCAGCGGCACCGGCAACGTCTTCCGCTACGCCGTCGCCCACAACAACATCGACGACGGCTGGGACCTCTACACCTACGCCGACGAGGACCCCATCGGCCCGGTGACCATCGAGGACTCCCTCTCCTACGAGAACGGCACCCTCAGCGACGGCTCCCAGGCCGGCAACGGCGACCGCAACGGCTACAAGTTGGGCGGCGAGGACGTGCCGATCAACCACATCGTGCGGCGCAGCATCGCCTTCGACAACGGCAAGCACGGGTTCACCTACAACAGCAATCCCGGCACGATGACGATCTCCAACAACGTCAGCGTCGACAACACCGAGCGCAACTTCAACTTCGATGCGGGCACCTCGGTGTTCCGCGACAACACCTCCTGCCGCAGCAGCAGCGGCACGAACGACCGGATCATCGGCAACTCCGACACCTCCAACCAGTTCTGGTCCGGCACGAACGGCTCCCGCTGCTCCTCCTACGACGGCGCCCTCGGCTGGTCCTTCGCCTCGGACGGCCGCCTGGTGGTGACGTTCGGCGGCACGGTGGTCACGCCGTAA
- a CDS encoding YhjD/YihY/BrkB family envelope integrity protein, protein MAWTARIQRLRARAEERLPVLSELTSRLLSANLLDAGTRLAAQAFLAAVPLLFAVAAFTPHGVREQLRESLQAMFGLSGQANTELQQVLGGSADDTVRETSGAVGVVVALVSATSFSRVMARVCERAWRLPRASTRIAVWRWFAWLLVLMLFVLFQGPIRSGFGVGLWLGIPVLFVVSTGVWLWTQRLLLAGRVGWLPLLPGAILTAASTTALALTARLYVPNALNRALEEYGSFGLVLTVLSWLIVVCAAATFSVTIGAVLAEEPPLNRLLTRDRATGE, encoded by the coding sequence ATGGCGTGGACGGCGCGGATCCAGCGTCTGCGCGCCCGCGCCGAGGAGCGCCTGCCCGTCCTGAGCGAGCTGACGAGCCGACTGCTGTCCGCGAACCTCCTGGACGCGGGGACCAGACTCGCCGCCCAGGCGTTCCTGGCCGCCGTACCGCTGCTGTTCGCCGTCGCCGCCTTCACCCCGCACGGCGTCCGCGAGCAGCTGAGGGAGTCGCTGCAGGCGATGTTCGGGCTGAGCGGACAGGCCAATACGGAGTTGCAGCAGGTCCTGGGGGGCTCCGCCGACGACACCGTGCGCGAGACCAGCGGCGCCGTCGGCGTGGTGGTGGCGCTGGTCTCCGCCACCAGCTTCAGCCGGGTCATGGCCCGGGTCTGCGAACGGGCCTGGCGGCTGCCGAGGGCGAGCACCCGGATCGCGGTCTGGCGGTGGTTCGCGTGGCTCCTCGTGCTGATGCTGTTCGTGCTGTTCCAGGGCCCCATCCGCAGCGGCTTCGGCGTCGGCCTGTGGCTGGGCATCCCCGTGCTCTTCGTGGTGAGCACGGGGGTCTGGCTGTGGACGCAGCGCCTGCTGCTGGCGGGCCGCGTCGGCTGGCTGCCGCTGCTGCCCGGCGCGATCCTGACCGCTGCCTCCACGACCGCCCTCGCCCTGACCGCCCGGCTCTACGTCCCCAACGCGCTCAACCGCGCCCTGGAGGAGTACGGCTCCTTCGGCCTGGTCCTGACCGTGCTGTCCTGGCTGATCGTGGTGTGCGCCGCGGCCACCTTCTCGGTGACCATCGGCGCGGTCCTGGCGGAGGAGCCGCCGCTGAACCGGCTCCTGACGAGGGACCGCGCCACCGGTGAGTAG
- a CDS encoding glycoside hydrolase family 15 protein: MRRYPPIADHGMIGDLQTAALVSSDGVINWFCAPRFDSPSLFAALLDHDRAGHFAITVEGEHVTTRQLYLADTAVLVTRFLTPDGVGEVVDFMPVDRPETATDRHQLVRVMRVTRGRVRFSLTCRPRFDYARADHRLTLHEDMAHFSGPGTEAFLQAAGPVSLQPDGQDVRAFVELDQGQLAATVLTVCAAGGEPPPSPTPDSVRTQFENTYSFWHRWVRGSRYRGRWLETVNRSAITLKLLTYAPTGAPIAAATAGLPEQLGGERNWDYRYTWVRDASLSLHALFGLGFSEEAHAFRSWIGDRLREGRTVTGEPLQIMYRIDGDPHLAEETLGHLEGYRGSAPVRIGNGAADQLQLDIYGEAVHALTHTEDLAHHMGYDGWRGLAEVLDWLVENWDRPDEGIWETRGGRQDFTYSRLMCWAAFDRGIRVARELARPADLASWITARDAVFGQIMDRGWSERRQAFVQHYGGEVLDASLLLMPSVGFITPRDPRWLSTLDAMDTELVSDSLVYRYDPAASPDGLRGSEGTFSLCSFLYVDALARSGRLDQGRYAFDKMLTYANHVGLFGEEVGPTGEQLGNFPQAFTHLALITAALALDEELDRTGPAERIRNPEYRIS, from the coding sequence ATGCGGCGCTACCCGCCCATCGCGGACCACGGAATGATCGGCGACCTCCAGACCGCCGCCCTCGTCTCCTCCGACGGCGTCATCAACTGGTTCTGCGCACCGCGCTTCGACTCGCCCAGTCTCTTCGCGGCCCTGCTCGATCACGACCGCGCCGGACACTTCGCGATCACCGTGGAAGGCGAGCACGTGACGACCCGCCAGCTCTACCTGGCCGACACCGCCGTACTCGTCACCCGCTTCCTCACCCCCGACGGAGTCGGCGAAGTGGTCGACTTCATGCCCGTCGACCGCCCGGAGACGGCAACCGACCGTCACCAGCTGGTCAGGGTGATGCGGGTGACGCGGGGCCGGGTCCGCTTCTCGCTCACCTGCCGCCCCCGCTTCGACTACGCCCGCGCCGACCACCGCCTCACCCTGCACGAGGACATGGCCCACTTCTCCGGCCCCGGCACCGAGGCCTTCCTCCAGGCGGCGGGACCGGTGTCCCTGCAACCGGACGGCCAGGACGTACGCGCCTTCGTGGAGCTGGACCAGGGACAGCTGGCGGCGACGGTCCTGACGGTGTGCGCGGCGGGCGGCGAACCGCCACCGTCGCCGACGCCCGACAGCGTCCGTACGCAGTTCGAGAACACGTACTCCTTCTGGCACCGCTGGGTCCGCGGCAGCCGCTACCGGGGCCGCTGGCTGGAGACGGTCAACCGGTCCGCGATCACGCTGAAGCTGCTCACCTACGCCCCCACCGGCGCCCCCATCGCCGCCGCGACGGCGGGCCTGCCCGAGCAGCTCGGCGGCGAGCGGAACTGGGACTACCGCTACACCTGGGTCCGGGACGCCTCCCTGTCCCTGCACGCCCTGTTCGGCCTCGGCTTCAGCGAGGAGGCCCACGCCTTCCGGAGCTGGATCGGCGACCGGCTGCGCGAGGGCCGTACGGTCACCGGTGAGCCGCTGCAGATCATGTACCGCATCGACGGCGACCCCCATCTCGCCGAGGAGACACTCGGCCACCTGGAGGGCTACCGCGGCTCCGCGCCCGTCCGGATCGGCAACGGCGCCGCCGACCAGCTCCAACTCGACATCTACGGCGAGGCGGTGCACGCCCTCACCCACACCGAGGATCTCGCCCACCACATGGGGTACGACGGCTGGCGGGGCCTCGCCGAGGTGCTCGACTGGCTGGTGGAGAACTGGGACCGCCCCGACGAGGGCATCTGGGAGACCCGGGGCGGCCGACAGGACTTCACCTACAGCCGGCTGATGTGCTGGGCGGCCTTCGACCGCGGCATCCGCGTCGCCCGCGAGCTGGCCCGCCCCGCCGACCTGGCGAGCTGGATCACCGCCCGCGACGCCGTCTTCGGGCAGATCATGGACCGCGGCTGGAGCGAGCGGCGCCAGGCGTTCGTCCAGCACTACGGCGGCGAAGTGCTGGACGCCTCACTGCTGTTGATGCCATCGGTCGGCTTCATCACGCCCCGCGATCCGCGCTGGCTGTCCACCCTCGACGCCATGGACACGGAACTGGTCTCCGACAGCCTGGTCTACCGCTACGACCCCGCCGCGTCCCCCGACGGTCTGCGCGGCAGCGAGGGCACCTTCTCGCTGTGCAGCTTCCTCTACGTCGACGCCCTCGCCCGCTCCGGCCGCCTCGACCAGGGCCGCTATGCCTTCGACAAGATGCTGACCTACGCCAACCATGTCGGCCTGTTCGGTGAGGAGGTCGGCCCCACCGGCGAACAACTGGGCAACTTCCCCCAGGCGTTCACCCACCTCGCCCTGATCACGGCGGCCCTGGCCCTGGACGAGGAGCTCGACCGCACCGGGCCCGCGGAGAGGATCAGGAATCCTGAGTACAGGATTTCCTGA
- a CDS encoding sensor histidine kinase translates to MGRVGRLLRRPRPRLVSLRTTFAVSFAAVTAAVTVLVGILSYSAAARLVRVDQQSVFDEVVQDVRDEVSNRRMEPVDFSSTAPGHDLVRPARTDVQVLGPDGSIYDPGRPGLPVTGSDRRIAAQQVSGRTVVHADVDVGDDVYRVATVSFGGGRGAVQIAQEFSNTEDLLRALQQRTLILMSAVVVGAGLFGWWLARRITRRLIVLTSAAEDVARTRRLGIQVPVTGYDEVGRLGRAFDRMLGRLAQSEEDQRRLVQDAGHELRTPLTSLRTNISLLRRIDEFPPETRAELVADLSQEARELTDLVNELVDLAAGQSDSEPPQRVDLADIAEDVAGLAQRRTGRRIVVRASGDTATDGRPGMLQRAMSNLVENAAKFDRGGSAPIEINVAGPAVHGTVRVEVLDRGPGITDDDLTHVFDRFYRAADARSLPGSGLGLSIVREVALAHGGATFAARRAGGGSVIGFTVGGG, encoded by the coding sequence GTGGGCCGCGTCGGGCGGCTGCTACGGCGCCCACGGCCGCGACTGGTCTCCCTGCGCACCACGTTCGCGGTGTCCTTCGCCGCGGTGACCGCCGCCGTCACCGTGCTCGTCGGCATCCTGTCCTACAGCGCCGCCGCCCGGCTGGTACGGGTGGACCAGCAGTCCGTGTTCGACGAGGTCGTCCAGGACGTGCGGGACGAGGTCAGCAACCGGCGGATGGAGCCGGTGGACTTCTCCTCCACCGCGCCCGGCCACGACCTGGTGCGCCCTGCCCGTACGGACGTACAGGTGCTGGGCCCGGACGGCTCGATCTACGACCCCGGCCGCCCCGGCCTTCCCGTCACCGGCTCCGACCGGCGGATCGCCGCGCAGCAGGTCTCCGGGCGCACGGTCGTGCACGCGGACGTCGATGTCGGCGACGACGTCTACCGCGTCGCCACCGTCTCGTTCGGCGGCGGGCGGGGAGCGGTGCAGATCGCGCAGGAGTTCAGCAACACCGAGGATCTGCTGCGGGCGCTTCAGCAGCGGACGTTGATCCTCATGTCCGCGGTGGTGGTCGGGGCCGGTCTGTTCGGCTGGTGGCTGGCCCGGCGCATCACCCGGCGGCTGATCGTCCTCACCTCCGCCGCGGAGGATGTCGCGCGGACGCGGCGGCTCGGCATCCAGGTGCCGGTGACCGGCTACGACGAGGTGGGGCGCCTCGGCCGCGCCTTCGACCGCATGCTGGGGCGACTCGCCCAGTCCGAGGAGGACCAGCGGCGCCTGGTGCAGGACGCGGGGCATGAACTGCGTACGCCGTTGACATCCCTGCGGACCAACATCTCCCTGCTGCGCCGTATCGACGAGTTCCCGCCGGAGACCCGCGCCGAGCTGGTCGCCGACCTCTCCCAGGAGGCACGTGAACTGACCGATCTCGTCAACGAGTTGGTGGATCTCGCGGCGGGACAGTCCGACTCGGAGCCACCGCAGCGGGTCGATCTCGCCGACATCGCGGAGGACGTGGCGGGGCTGGCCCAGCGGCGTACCGGGCGGCGGATCGTGGTGCGGGCCAGCGGGGACACGGCGACGGACGGGCGGCCGGGGATGCTTCAGCGGGCGATGTCGAATCTTGTGGAGAACGCGGCGAAGTTCGACCGGGGCGGGTCGGCGCCGATTGAGATCAATGTGGCGGGGCCTGCGGTGCACGGGACTGTTCGGGTGGAGGTGCTGGACCGGGGGCCGGGGATTACGGACGACGACCTTACGCATGTGTTCGATCGGTTCTATCGGGCAGCCGATGCGCGGTCCCTGCCGGGGTCGGGGCTGGGTTTGTCGATTGTGCGGGAGGTTGCGTTGGCGCATGGGGGTGCGACGTTCGCTGCGCGGCGGGCGGGGGGTGGGTCTGTTATCGGGTTCACGGTGGGGGGTGGCTGA
- a CDS encoding FMN reductase, with protein MKLVVVSAGLSVPSSTRLLGDRLAAAAAGRTGAEIEVVELRDLAVEIAHNFTNGFAGRKLAAAQDAVTGADGLIVVTPVFSASYSGLFKSFFDVLEPEALAGKPVLIAATGGTARHSLVLEHALRPLFAYLKAVVVPTGVYAASEDWGAEGLDGRIGRAAGELAALMSGLGAAKAEEERFVPFEEQLAALRPTG; from the coding sequence ATGAAGCTCGTCGTCGTCTCTGCGGGGCTGAGTGTCCCGTCCTCCACCCGGCTGCTCGGCGACCGGCTGGCCGCCGCGGCCGCCGGGCGGACCGGGGCCGAGATCGAGGTCGTGGAGCTGCGCGACCTCGCGGTGGAGATCGCGCACAACTTCACCAACGGTTTCGCGGGCCGGAAGCTGGCCGCCGCGCAGGATGCGGTCACGGGGGCCGACGGGCTGATCGTGGTCACGCCGGTGTTCTCGGCGTCGTACAGCGGACTGTTCAAGTCGTTCTTCGACGTCCTGGAGCCGGAGGCGCTCGCCGGGAAGCCGGTGCTCATCGCCGCGACCGGCGGCACGGCCCGGCACTCCCTGGTCCTGGAACACGCCCTGCGCCCGCTCTTCGCGTATCTGAAGGCGGTGGTCGTCCCGACCGGGGTGTATGCGGCTTCGGAGGACTGGGGGGCCGAGGGTCTGGACGGGCGTATCGGGCGGGCGGCGGGGGAGCTGGCCGCGCTGATGAGTGGGCTGGGTGCAGCCAAGGCCGAGGAGGAGCGCTTCGTGCCCTTCGAGGAACAGCTCGCCGCGCTGCGGCCCACCGGGTGA
- a CDS encoding FxLYD domain-containing protein produces MAGQVTRAAATALLATVLAAGASGCTDDDNGAGSDAASRAASAASSLASQGSEAVASAAAKAGEALESIKGGVDAKDEVKLGEPGTDDDGRTTVTVTARNTAGDPKSFAVQVEFRDEDGNLIDMVVVTISDVAANSEGTGTARSTHKLAGSVKAEVGTALRY; encoded by the coding sequence ATGGCTGGACAGGTGACGCGAGCCGCTGCGACGGCCCTGCTGGCGACGGTGCTCGCCGCGGGCGCGAGCGGCTGTACGGACGACGACAACGGCGCCGGTTCGGACGCCGCGAGCAGGGCGGCCTCCGCGGCCTCCTCCCTGGCCTCCCAGGGCTCCGAGGCCGTCGCCTCGGCCGCCGCGAAGGCCGGGGAGGCACTGGAGTCGATCAAGGGGGGCGTCGACGCCAAGGACGAGGTGAAGCTGGGCGAACCGGGGACGGACGACGACGGACGGACCACGGTCACCGTGACGGCGCGGAACACGGCGGGCGACCCGAAGTCCTTCGCCGTACAGGTCGAGTTCCGGGACGAGGACGGGAACCTCATCGACATGGTCGTGGTGACCATCTCCGACGTGGCCGCCAACTCCGAGGGCACGGGGACGGCACGCAGCACGCACAAGCTCGCCGGCAGCGTGAAGGCGGAGGTCGGCACGGCACTGCGGTACTGA